One Glycine soja cultivar W05 chromosome 2, ASM419377v2, whole genome shotgun sequence genomic region harbors:
- the LOC114376064 gene encoding uncharacterized protein LOC114376064 has translation MLEESSISHDPVFKSMHNVVHIDEKWFYMSPKSSKFYLLATEDDPYRTCKNKNYIGKVMFLVVMDNPRFDDEGNEKFNGKIGVFPLVTEVVAKRSSANRASRTLETKPITSITEEVSRMFLINKVLPAVKEKWPREDVGETIYIQQANAQSHISIDDEKFCRVAIEDGFDVHLTCQPPNSPDLNILDLGFFSAIQSLWQKEVSMTVDDLIEVVQKSYEALSSKDSNKNFLTL, from the coding sequence ATGCTTGAGGAAAGTAGCATTTCTCATGATCCAGTGTTTAAATCCATGCATAATGTTGTGCATATAGATGAGAAATGGTTTTACATGTCCCCAAAATCCTCAAAGTTTTACCTACTTGCAACTGAGGATGATCCATATCGCacatgcaaaaacaaaaattatattggtAAGGTTATGTTTTTGGTTGTGATGGATAATCCTAGATTTGATGATGAAGGCAACGAAAAATTTAATGGGAAAATTGGCGTGTTTCCTCTAGTTACTGAAGTTGTTGCAAAAAGGTCAAGTGCTAATAGAGCATCGAGGACACTTGAAACAAAACCAATTACTTCTATCACTGAAGAAGTTAGCCGAATGTTCTTAATTAACAAGGTGTTACCAGCTGTTAAAGAAAAATGGCCACGAGAAGACGTGGGGGAAACTATTTACATACAACAGGCCAATGCACAATCTCATATTTCTATAGATGACGAGAAATTTTGTAGAGTAGCTATCGAAGATGGGTTCGATGTGCATTTAACTTGTCAACCACCTAATTCTCctgatttaaatatattggaTTTGGGCTTTTTTAGCGCAATTCAATCATTGTGGCAAAAGGAAGTGTCTATGACAGTTGATGACCTTATTGAGGTTGTGCAAAAATCTTATGAAGCTTTGTCTAGCAaagattcaaacaaaaatttccTTACTCTTTAG
- the LOC114393802 gene encoding uncharacterized protein LOC114393802 yields MGLLSNRVTRESLKPGDHIYSWRTAYIYAHHGIYVSDDKVIHFTRRGQEVGTGTALDLLLISSGPAKSRESCPTCMAPQEEHGVISSCLNCFLAGGVLYRFEYAVTPALFLAKARGGTCTLAVSDSDDIVIHRAKYLLENGFGCYNVFKKNCEDFAIYCKTGLLEIGQSGQAVSIIGGPLAAALSSPLRMVTTNVYGMAATAVGVYCASRYMADIGMRPNAVKVPVEQLTTRLATGLLQVVEPQIPTNISRQSPQLVTQ; encoded by the exons ATGGGACTTCTGTCTAACAG AGTAACTAGAGAGAGCCTGAAACCAGGGGATCACATCTACTCTTGGAGGACTGCGTATATATATGCTCATCACG GCATCTATGTCAGTGATGACAAAGTCATTCACTTCACTAGACGTGGCCAAGAAGTAGGAACCGGTACTGCACTAGATCTTCTCCTCATTAGTTCAGGACCAGCCAAGTCTCGAGAAAGTTGCCCTACTTGTATGGCACCCCAAGAGGAACACGGGGTTATCTCCTCATGCCTGAACTGCTTCCTAGCTGGTGGGGTCCTGTATCGGTTCGAGTATGCCGTTACCCCTGCCCTCTTCCTTGCAAAAGCCCGCGGTGGAACATGTACTCTTGCAGTCTCTGATAGTGATGATATCGTCATCCATCGAGCAAAATACCTGCTCGAAAATGGCTTTGGGTGCTATaatgttttcaagaaaaactgtgAAGACTTTGCTATCTATTGCAAAACCGGGCTCCTAGAAATCGGACAAAGTGGCCAAGCAGTTTCCATCATAGGGGGACCTCTTGCTGCTGCTCTATCCTCGCCCCTCCGTATGGTTACTACTAACGTTTATGGAATGGCAGCGACGGCGGTTGGAGTCTACTGTGCTAGTAGGTATATGGCAGACATTGGAATGAGGCCTAATGCGGTGAAGGTACCGGTTGAACAGTTAACCACAAGGTTGGCCACTGGCTTGCTGCAAGTGGTTGAACCCCAAATTCCAACGAATATTTCTCGTCAATCTCCTCAGCTTGTTACTCAATGA